Proteins encoded within one genomic window of Spirulina major PCC 6313:
- a CDS encoding Crp/Fnr family transcriptional regulator — protein MDDRFNPREQDADITKLIKTVPFFAGLPEDALNKATCHVVTRTHPSNQVILLENDWGGSVYFIVDGWVKIRTYNLDGKEVTLNIIGKGELFGEMAALEEVPRSTDVITLTSTTISSVPAQDFVDLIQSEPMAGVRLAQLMATRLRQVNRRLRLREADSVSRVADTILFLAEGQGQENKEGLAIPNLPHRELSSLSGLARETVTRVLTKLEKKNLIRREHDLLIIPNLSALERTIN, from the coding sequence ATGGATGATCGATTCAATCCCCGCGAACAAGATGCCGACATTACAAAGCTGATCAAAACAGTGCCGTTTTTTGCGGGTCTCCCAGAGGATGCCTTAAATAAAGCCACCTGTCATGTGGTCACACGGACTCACCCCTCCAACCAAGTTATCCTGCTCGAAAATGACTGGGGCGGTTCGGTCTATTTCATCGTTGATGGCTGGGTCAAAATCAGAACCTACAACCTCGACGGCAAAGAAGTCACCCTCAACATCATCGGCAAAGGAGAACTCTTCGGAGAAATGGCAGCCCTCGAAGAAGTACCCCGTTCCACCGATGTAATCACCCTCACCTCCACCACGATCAGCAGCGTTCCCGCTCAAGATTTTGTTGACCTCATCCAATCAGAACCCATGGCCGGGGTAAGACTCGCCCAATTAATGGCCACCCGCCTCCGCCAAGTCAACCGCCGCCTCCGTCTCCGGGAAGCGGATAGTGTGTCACGGGTGGCGGATACGATCCTATTTTTAGCCGAAGGTCAAGGCCAAGAGAATAAAGAAGGCCTCGCGATTCCCAACCTACCCCACCGTGAACTGAGCAGCCTCAGCGGTTTGGCGCGGGAAACCGTCACCCGCGTATTAACAAAACTAGAGAAGAAAAACCTAATCCGCCGGGAACATGATTTGCTCATTATTCCTAACCTGTCGGCATTAGAACGGACGATCAATTAG
- the petC gene encoding cytochrome b6-f complex iron-sulfur subunit — protein sequence MDNSNALPGDHPSVSRRQLLNFLTGSVIAVTAGASLYPVARFFVPPSETGDGGGLLAKDILGQPIPASQILAEAPGSRALVAGLAGEPTYLIVKEDHSLDRMGIVDNCTHLGCTFPWNGRDQEFQCPCHGSRYAPDGSVVRGPAPLPLKLVQVAVRDEQIWISPWTELDPRTGEAPWWV from the coding sequence ATGGACAATAGCAATGCATTACCGGGTGATCACCCGTCGGTTTCGCGACGACAACTGCTCAACTTTTTGACCGGTTCCGTGATTGCCGTCACCGCCGGCGCATCCCTCTATCCTGTGGCTCGCTTTTTTGTGCCCCCGTCAGAAACGGGGGACGGCGGCGGTCTGTTGGCCAAAGATATCTTGGGGCAACCGATTCCGGCCTCGCAAATTTTGGCCGAGGCTCCCGGTTCCCGCGCCTTGGTGGCGGGCTTGGCCGGTGAACCGACCTATTTAATTGTGAAAGAGGATCACAGTCTTGACCGGATGGGAATTGTGGACAATTGCACCCATCTCGGCTGTACTTTTCCCTGGAATGGACGGGATCAAGAATTTCAATGTCCCTGTCACGGCTCACGCTATGCCCCAGATGGTTCTGTGGTGCGCGGCCCGGCTCCCTTGCCTCTGAAGTTGGTGCAGGTGGCGGTACGGGATGAACAGATTTGGATTTCACCTTGGACGGAACTTGACCCGCGCACGGGAGAGGCTCCCTGGTGGGTTTAG
- a CDS encoding cytochrome ubiquinol oxidase subunit I — translation MDFFHNTVALSRSQFALTAIFHMLWPVLTTGMGVYLVVIEGLWLRTRKLDYYHHARFWSKLYVLNFGIGVASGLPMEFQFGTNWAPFSEAVGDFFGSILGFEGAMAFMLEAGFLGIMLFGWGRVHPVIHYFATIMVAFGANLSTFWILVANSWLQSPAGGEMVAGKFIVSDYFQAILNPFMVRSVAHMFLATLETSLFVIGGISAWYVLRDRHTAFFGLSLKIVLAIAIAVTPLQIYVGHLSAEQVAERQPTKLAAIEAKWDTTPAGDTAPWSVLAIPDPDHGRNRWELNIPQGLGYILEFKPELSHTIQGLNEWDAGDRPKMISLIFYSFRIMSGIGFFLAGLMLISVVQWLRGKLSPDTIGTQKWLLRAWLFSAPLGYLAVETGWIVRCVGRQPWTMYGEIRTADAATNLPPSTVLGSLIAFSVVYTLLLVATLYFGRRIIRTGPNLTLPAPDFDTHPAVDPTPTEFIPDQRAVELRR, via the coding sequence ATGGACTTTTTTCACAATACCGTTGCATTATCCCGTAGCCAATTTGCGCTCACGGCAATCTTTCATATGCTCTGGCCCGTACTCACGACGGGCATGGGCGTTTATCTGGTGGTGATTGAAGGGTTATGGCTGCGCACCCGCAAGCTGGACTACTACCATCACGCCCGTTTCTGGTCAAAACTCTACGTCCTTAACTTCGGCATTGGTGTAGCCTCCGGGCTGCCGATGGAATTTCAATTTGGAACGAACTGGGCCCCCTTTTCTGAAGCGGTGGGGGACTTTTTCGGCAGTATTCTCGGCTTTGAAGGGGCGATGGCGTTCATGCTCGAAGCCGGGTTTTTGGGAATTATGCTCTTTGGCTGGGGGCGTGTCCATCCGGTGATTCACTATTTCGCCACGATTATGGTGGCGTTTGGGGCGAACCTTTCCACCTTTTGGATTTTGGTGGCCAATTCATGGCTACAATCCCCGGCCGGGGGCGAAATGGTAGCGGGTAAGTTTATCGTCAGTGACTATTTTCAGGCGATTCTCAACCCGTTTATGGTGCGATCGGTGGCCCATATGTTTTTAGCAACCCTGGAAACGTCGCTGTTTGTGATTGGCGGGATTAGTGCTTGGTATGTGTTGCGCGATCGCCACACCGCTTTTTTTGGGCTGTCGTTGAAAATCGTCCTTGCGATCGCGATCGCCGTCACCCCCTTGCAAATCTACGTTGGCCACCTCAGCGCCGAACAAGTAGCCGAACGCCAACCCACCAAACTCGCCGCCATCGAAGCGAAATGGGACACCACCCCCGCCGGGGACACCGCCCCCTGGAGCGTCCTCGCCATCCCCGACCCTGACCACGGCCGCAACCGCTGGGAACTCAACATTCCCCAAGGCCTCGGCTATATTCTCGAATTCAAACCCGAACTGAGCCACACGATCCAAGGCTTAAACGAGTGGGACGCAGGCGATCGCCCCAAAATGATCAGCCTCATCTTCTACTCCTTCCGAATCATGAGCGGCATCGGCTTTTTCCTGGCAGGTTTGATGCTCATCAGTGTGGTGCAATGGCTGCGGGGTAAACTCAGCCCCGACACCATTGGCACACAAAAATGGCTCCTCCGGGCCTGGCTGTTTTCCGCCCCCCTGGGCTATCTTGCGGTGGAAACCGGTTGGATCGTGCGCTGTGTTGGGCGGCAACCCTGGACAATGTACGGCGAAATTCGCACCGCCGATGCGGCCACCAACCTCCCCCCCAGCACCGTCCTAGGCTCCCTGATCGCCTTTAGCGTTGTCTATACCCTGCTGCTGGTGGCAACCCTCTACTTCGGGCGGCGGATCATCCGCACCGGGCCCAACCTCACCCTACCCGCCCCCGATTTCGACACCCATCCCGCCGTTGATCCCACCCCCACGGAATTCATCCCCGATCAGCGAGCGGTGGAACTGCGACGCTAA
- a CDS encoding YgaP family membrane protein yields the protein MNANVGSLDRLIRFMIAATLLSLGLMIYSGSWVGTLLLVGGAVMLATALFGFCGLYRLLGINTQKSHE from the coding sequence ATGAATGCTAATGTTGGTTCTCTGGATCGCTTGATCCGTTTTATGATTGCGGCAACGCTATTGTCCTTGGGCTTAATGATCTATAGCGGCTCATGGGTCGGTACTCTGTTGCTGGTTGGCGGTGCAGTGATGCTGGCTACTGCCCTGTTTGGCTTCTGTGGTCTCTATCGTCTGTTGGGCATCAATACCCAAAAATCCCACGAATAA
- the cydB gene encoding cytochrome d ubiquinol oxidase subunit II, with amino-acid sequence MDALLHFLPQVWFVILALFLFLYIMLDGFDLGVGILSLTSSDEERRGILMTSLGNVWDANETWLVLMGGALFGAFPLAYGTILNALYIPIFIMIFGLIFRAVAFEFREHSSRKVFWNLAFGIGSFLAALGQGFALGAVIEGIPVDAAGHFVGSMWGWLDWRSLLVALTLIQGYVLIGSTYLILKTEGALQETHFRTAKLATYTTLIGALTITVATPIVYDTIRDRLFSPPLSYIFAAIPLVGIILVWQLLKGLNTRSDRTPFIWTVLIFLLTFIGLGLIIFPYIIPNQITIYQAAAAPSALVFMIIFIGFLIPVMLFYNTYQYIVFRGKVIESAYGEE; translated from the coding sequence ATGGATGCCCTTTTACATTTTTTACCCCAAGTTTGGTTTGTCATTCTGGCCCTCTTTCTCTTCCTCTACATCATGCTCGACGGCTTTGATCTCGGCGTGGGCATTCTCTCCCTCACCAGTTCCGACGAAGAACGGCGGGGCATTTTAATGACCAGCCTGGGCAATGTCTGGGATGCCAACGAAACCTGGCTCGTCTTAATGGGCGGGGCCCTGTTTGGAGCGTTTCCCCTCGCCTACGGCACGATTTTAAATGCCCTCTATATCCCCATTTTTATCATGATTTTTGGGTTAATTTTTCGAGCAGTGGCCTTTGAATTTCGGGAACATTCGAGCCGGAAAGTGTTTTGGAATTTAGCCTTTGGGATCGGGAGTTTTCTCGCCGCTTTGGGCCAAGGTTTCGCCCTCGGTGCAGTGATTGAAGGGATTCCGGTGGATGCGGCGGGGCATTTTGTCGGCTCGATGTGGGGCTGGTTGGATTGGCGATCGCTCCTCGTCGCCCTCACCCTGATTCAAGGCTATGTCCTGATTGGCTCAACCTATCTCATTCTCAAAACCGAAGGCGCACTTCAAGAAACCCACTTCCGCACCGCCAAACTCGCCACCTACACCACCCTAATCGGCGCATTAACGATCACCGTCGCCACCCCCATCGTCTACGACACCATCCGCGATCGCCTCTTCTCCCCTCCCTTAAGCTACATTTTCGCCGCCATTCCATTAGTAGGAATTATCTTAGTGTGGCAACTCTTAAAAGGGCTGAATACGAGGAGCGATCGCACCCCCTTCATCTGGACAGTGTTAATCTTTTTGCTCACCTTCATCGGTCTAGGACTGATTATTTTCCCCTACATCATCCCCAACCAAATCACCATCTATCAAGCCGCCGCCGCACCCAGCGCCCTCGTATTTATGATTATTTTCATCGGCTTCCTCATCCCGGTGATGTTGTTCTACAACACCTATCAATACATCGTCTTTCGCGGCAAAGTGATCGAGTCAGCCTACGGCGAAGAATAA